In the Sarcophilus harrisii chromosome 3, mSarHar1.11, whole genome shotgun sequence genome, one interval contains:
- the CRTAM gene encoding cytotoxic and regulatory T-cell molecule — MSQATLYTMTLWIVLSLLAWFPLQEASLTTHTETLIVEEGQMLTLKCVISQAKESSLQWVSPSGFTIFFDKHPVLKNQKYQLLNHSNDQLTISISNVTLHDEGVYKCLHYSKPVRTKEVNVIILATPSKPTVEASTIRTPNGREVLLKCFTKGSKPPPQITWLLSNGIELYGETQHTFEYNGKKCNTTSTLRVHAYGENATANCLVRHEGLRGEKLVVPFRFEDLDPDSDSDRMEHSTLPFQSSQYSTEFVMEEFSSVDIGTTGHEQTSHKYNSISEENPTSVEITKKKHGILLLTLVSFLILFLFIVVQLFIMKLWKAHVIWKKENDISEMTLESYKSRSNNDDTASQEKNDQIFGHKCGMKYIITSYMERKSKNPKENIQNATLKQEPNHLPETIV; from the exons ATGTCACAGGCAACTCTTTACACTATGACTTTGTGGATAGTTCTCAGCCTGTTAGCTTGGTTCCCCTTACAAG AGGCTTCTTTGACTACTCACACAGAAACTCTCATAGTGGAAGAAGGCCAGATGCTCACTCTAAAATGTGTCATTTCTCAAGCTAAGGAGTCATCTCTCCAGTGGGTATCTCCCTCTGGGTTTACCATTTTTTTTGACAAGCATCCTG ttttaaaaaatcaaaaataccAGCTGTTAAATCACTCCAATGATCAACTCACCATCAGCATATCGAATGTAACTCTTCATGATGAAGGCGTATACAAATGTCTACATTATAGCAAACCAGTGAGAACTAAGGAAGTGAATGTAATTATATTGG caacTCCTTCCAAGCCAACAGTGGAAGCATCCACCATCAGAACTCCCAATGGGAGAGAGGTGCTGCTAAAATGTTTCACAAAAGGAAGCAAGCCCCCTCCACAGATAACCTGGCTTTTGAGCAATGGCATTGAACTTTATG GTGAAACTCAGCATACATTTGAATACAATGGAAAGAAGTGTAATACAACAAGCACACTTAGAGTTCACGCATATGGGGAAAATGCAACAGCTAACTGCCTTGTCCGACATGAAGGCCTACGAGGGGAAAAATTAGTGGTTCCATTTCGATTTGAAGATTTAG ATCCAGATTCAGATTCAGATAGGATGGAGCACAGCACATTGCCCTTTCAGTCCTCTCAGTATTCCACTGAATTTG TAATGGAAGAGTTCAGTTCTGTGGATATTGGTACAACAGGGCATGAACAAACTAGTCACAAATATAACTCCATCTCTG AAGAAAATCCAACCTCTGTAGAAATCACAAAGAAGAAACATGGAATTCTGTTGCTCACTCTTGTATCTTTcctcattttgttcctcttcatcGTAGTACAACTTTTTATAATGAAGCTATGGAAAGCACATGTGATATGGAAAAAAG aAAATGACATTTCAGAAATGACACTGGAGAGTTATAAATCTAGGTCAAATAATGATGACACAGCATCCCAGGAGAAGAATGACCAAA TTTTCGGTCACAAGTGTGGTATGAAATATATTATAACATCATATATggaaagaaaatctaagaatccaaaagaaaatatacagaaTGCTACACTGAAGCAAGAACCAAATCATCTACCAGAAACTATTGTATAA